In Bacteroides cellulosilyticus, the genomic stretch CGCACATGTTGCATCTGGAAGTTCGCAACGAATCTATCGACGGAAAGAAGCTCCTCCAGATCAAAGAGTTTCTGGGACGTCCTTTTGTATGCTCACGTATCCGCCACGAGGGACATGTCAGCATTCCCAACCAAGATACGGAATTTCATATCGGAGACCAGGTATTCATCGTATGCTCCGAGGAAGATGCCGAAGCGGTAATCGCTTTCATCGGTAAAGAAATTCAAGTGGACTGGGAAAAACAAGATATGCCAATGGTTTCACGCCGCATATTGGTGACTAAGTCCGAAATCAACGGTAAGAAACTGGGTAGCCTGCATTTCCGTAGTATGTATGGAGTGAATGTAACCCGTATCAACCGTTCCGGTATGGATTTGTTTGCCGATCCGAATCTGATATTGCAGGTAGGTGACCGCGTTATGGTCGTAGGCCAGCAAGATGCCGTAGAACGGGTTGCCGGTGTATTGGGTAACCAGTTGAAACGTCTGGATACACCGAACATTGTGACTATCTTCGTGGGTATCTTCCTGGGTATTCTGCTGGGTAGTCTTCCTATCGCTTTTCCGGGCATACCTACTCCGGTAAAACTCGGTTTGGCAGGTGGTCCGTTGGTGGTTGCTATCCTTATCGGACGATTCGGTCATAAGTTGAAGCTGGTGACTTATACAACCATGAGTGCCAACCTGATGCTGCGCGAGATCGGTATTGTACTTTTCCTTGCCAGTGTAGGCATCGAAGCCGGTGAGCACTTTGTACAGACCGTAGTAGAAGGTTCCGGATTATCATACGTAGGCTATGGCTTCCTGATTACCGTAATTCCTTTGCTGATTATCGGTATGATCGCCCGCTTCTATTGCAAAGTGAACTACTTCACGCTGATGGGATTGATTGCCGGTAGTAATACAGACCCTCCCGCACTGGCGTATGCCAACCAGGCATCCGGCAACGATGCTCCGGCAGTAGGCTATTCTACGGTTTATCCGCTGACAATGTTCCTGCGTATTCTGGCGGGACAAATGATATTGCTGACAATGATGTAAGTTGCATCTTATAAAACACAGAAAGCATAAAGACACAGAGATTATAAATTACGTTCAATAGAAGTATTTATTAATCTCTGTGTCTTTTTATATTCAAAACAACAGATCATGAATGAATTAGAATTAATCCAAAGTAAAATATATGAAATCAGAGGTCAAAAGGTAATGTTAGACTTCGACTTAGCAGAAATGTACGGCATTGAAACCAGACGTTTAAAAGAAGCCGTCCGCCGTAATATAGATAGGTTCGAAGGTGATGATTTCATGTTTCAACTAACTAAGGAAGAAATAACAGAACTTTCAAGGTCGCAAATTGCGACCTTGAACAGAGGGAGAGGTTACAATATCAAATATGCACCTTTTGCTTTCGCTGAACTTGGCATAGCAATGCTTAGCAGTGTACTGAATTCTAAAACAGCCATAGAAATTAATAGAGGAATCATGCGTGCTTTCGTAGCTGTACGCCAGTTGTTGGTTTGTTCACCGATAGATAGAGTTTCAGAACTTCAACATGAAGTAAAAGAATTAAAAGAATATATCGAAGAGGTTTTTGCAGATTATAACGACATAAACGATGATACCCGGACGCAATTAGAGTTGATCAATCAAACATTAGCAGAATTACAATTTCAAAAGCGATTAGAAGAAAAGCCCCGTAATCCTATAGGATTTATTAAGCCCTCAAAATAAGATAATCATAACGAAGAACTACTCTCACTGACATAATATATCATGTCTCAGGAAGAGCAATTCTCCGCTACGCCGGTAGTATATTTTCTTACTTGATTTTGAGTCTCACAAACTCCTCCACAAAATCTATCGTCTTCTCAATGCCCAGCACCGAAGAATCAATACAGAGATGATAAGTTGCCGCAGCTCCCCATGTCTTGTAACTATAATAATTGTAATACTCCGAACGTTTTTTATCTGCCTTGCTCATCATATTTTCCGCCTCTTCTTCCGAAATGTGATGCATAGCGCAAAGACGGGCAACACGTGCCTCATGGGAAGCAGAAATAAAGATATTGGCGCAACGGGGATGCTCCCGAAGAATATAATCGGCACAACGACCTACAAAAAGACAAGACTTCTCAGAGGCCAGCTGACGGATCACATCACTCTGCACTTTGAAAAGCGCGTCATTACTAAGACAATTCTGGGTAGGTAAGGCACCATCTCCCACAAAAGGGAAACGCATACCGAAAAGTCCGCCGATGATTCCCTGAGAAGCACGCTCATCGGCTTTCTCAAAAAATTCACGACAGAGGCCACTCTCCTTGGAAGCCAGAGTTATCAACTCCTTATCATAGAAATCGATGCCCAAGCGGGCTGCCAACTTCTCCCCTATCTCCTTTCCGCCGCTTCCCAATTGGCGACCGATGTTCACAACGAATTTCTTATTCATAGCTTCAATCTAAATATTGGTTTACTGATAGCAAAAGTAAGGATTTATAGGAAAGAAACAAAAAAAGTCACACGTTTTTCACCTTATCCCTCCGCTCTCTTGAATTTACGGAACTGCCTTACCAACATTACCAGCGCTACCAGGCTGGCAAGCAAATCGGAGAATGGCATACTATACCATACACCTGCCGCACCAAAGAAACGGGGCAGGATTATCAATGCCGGAAGCAGAAAAAGCATCTGGCGAGTAAGAGAAAGGAAAATAGCCTTACTTGCCATTCCGATACTCTGGAAAAAGTTGGATGTCACCATCTGGAAACCGATGATAGGGAAAAACATCACTACAACCCGTAAACCACGTGCCGAAATTGCTATCAGTTCCTCATCAGAAGTAAATATCGAAACTACCAGTTCGGGAACAAGCATTCCCATCAGAAAGCCGGAAGTTGTGACAACCGTTGCAAAGATGATTGTCAGTTTCAACACCCGGGAGACGCGCGCGTATTGCTGGGCACCAAAGTTATATCCCGCAATGGGCTGCATACCCTGATTCAATCCCATCACAATCATTACAAATATAAATACCAGCCGATTGACAATACCGAATGCACCAATGGATAAATCTCCCCCATAACGCTTCAGCCCTTGATTGATAACGATCACAATAAAACATGCCGCCAGGTTCATCAGGAAAGGGGACATGCCGATAGCAAGCGAATCCATCACAATCTTACGGCGCAGGCGGAAAATGCCGCGGTGAAAATGCAAGAGTTCGTCTTTATTGCTGAATATCTTGAATTGCCACAGTAATGAAATGACCTGGGCAATGATAGTGGCAATAGCGGCTCCACGGATGCCCCAACCGAAACCGTAGATAAATAAAGGGTCAAGTATCGTGTTGATAACAACCGTAGCAATAGTGGCATACATTGCTTTCTGTGGATGTCCGGAAGAGCGCAACACGGCATTCAAACCCAGATAAAGGTGTGTGACGACATTGCCAAGCAAAATGATCTGCATATATTCGCGGGCGTACTTCACCGTCTCATCACTACCGCCGAAGAAGTAAAGGATGGGATCGAGAAATATCATCGTCGCTACCGTAAATGCCAATCCCAGCACTATATTCAGCACCAGCACATTACCCAAGACACGTTGGGCTGTATCGTAATCTTTTTGTCCCAGTTTAACCGATACCAATGTGGAAGCTCCAACTCCTACCAACGAGCCGAATGCAGCAGCAAGATTCATCAGAGGAAAAGTAAGTGCCAGTCCTGAAATAGCCATTGTGCCTACTCCGTGACCGATAAAAATGCTGTCCACCATATTATATAAGGAAGATGCCGTCATGGCGATAATTGCCGGCACTGCATATTGCATCAGTAGTTTTCCAATCTTTTCTGTTCCCAACGCTGTGGGTGCCTTTTGTCCTGTCATACCTATTTTCTTTTATTGAGGGTGCAAAGGTACTGATTTTCCGGCAAGCAAACAAAAGAAGGTGCAGGAAGAACGAATCAATGTACCCGCCAATCCGTAACATTACCGGTGCTGCCGCATGCACCTGACGCTGGAACAACTGATGAAAGCGGAAAGTCTGAACGAGAAGATCAAAAGCCTTATAGAACAGACCGGACGAAAAGGATAAAGTCCCCCGGATTCCATGAAATAAGAAAGGCGTCCCTTACGGAGCGCCTTTCTTATTTCATGATTCTCATCTCGCTCAACACGACAGGAAAAAGCTTCCTTCAATGAGTGAAAGAGAAGCCTCTTCCGCAAATCCTACTCAATGAAAATGATCTGTCGTCCCAGCACGTTCTCTCTTCTGACCACCAGCACATAGCATCCGGCGGAGATATCCGTCACGGACAGAGCCATGCCGTTCCTCAAGTCCTCCGCGCTACACGAAACGCTCCGTATTCTGACACCGCTCAAGGTTATGACTTCCAACCTGCAACCGCCTTCGCCCCGCAAGCCCGGGTAGCGGACAAAAGCTGTTCCCTTAAACGGATTCGGATATACCCCCAACGCTTGCGATGAGGCTTCCGTCGAAGGAATTGAAGTATATTGCCCCGCATCGAAAATCTCATGGCCAAGTTGCTCATTACCCACATCATCGCGCGAAATACAGTAGAAGCGGTAGGATGCACCCAACTCCGGAGCAAACAGTTCTTTCACTGAGGTTCCGGGGAATACATTCCAAAGTGTGAACGGCTCATTGTTTTTGCTGACCCAAAGCTCATAGCTCCTTATTACTCCCGTTCCTTCGTCGCTTCCTTCCCATTCCATCCACCATCGCGGCTCTCCCGTGGCGGCAGTGACCGACACCACTTTACTCTCAGGAGCAGTCTCATCAATCTTGTTGGAAAACAGCTCCGTCACAATCGGCGGATTGGCATCAAATACAATGGATGCTTTGTTGGCTATCACATCCCCTGTCCTGAGTCCCTGCTTTATTCCTGTGCGGAAGCTTACGAAACCCTCCCCTTCGGGAGCTGTCTTGTTAGGAGGCAGGAAGCCTAAGTCGGGATCTTCCTCTTCTTCCATCGTGGTGGGGTTGAGAGTAAGGAAATCCCAGCGAAGGACTCCTTTCGCCTCATCCAGATGACCTGTCACACGTATGATAAGTTCCTTCCCCGGACGCAGATCCACGTCTTGGGCAAACGAGCGCAGGTTGTCTCCCTTGAGGCTGTATGTCCTGCCGCCGAAACCGAAGTCTCCGAAACCGAACTGCGACAAGTCGAAGCGGCCGAGGTCGAGCGTATCATGGACGGTCACCGTATGCGCCGGCGCGGTAGCACTGCTCTTGTTTTCGAATAAAATGCTGTATGACATGTCCGAGGGTTGACGTATCCAATGCTCCGTACCATATCCCGCGGGACCTATCTTCTCGTTCGGGTCGAAAGAACTCACCGCTTTCACATGCTTCTGTCCTCCGCCTTTCTTGGCCATGCAATCTTTTCCGGTTTTGACCATGTCAGCGCCCTGTATGACTAAGCTACTGACGAGCTGGTAGATGAACGGAACACCCGAAAAGCTGAGGGCACAACTCCCCAGGCTCGTCCCGGTTATCCAGGCAGCGTTGAAAAGGGTCTCTTTTCCCTGAAACACATTCCCCCAGTTCCAACCGATCTTCAAGGCTCCCCATGCGCAACTGACTCCCGGTATCACCGACAAACCTCCATCGATAGCTGCCATTCCCAGTGCTTCGATGAAGCATGTGCCTGCCGCGACTATTCCCTGACTTTCACCGCTCCTGGTCACCAAAGTTCCGAGTTGCCCCCATAGTGGGTTGGACCACACGGCGATGCTTACGTCGCCAGGCGATTTGATCCGGATACGTATAGCTCCGTTACTGTTGCCCGGTATCACGGGAATCACCAGCGGGTAAATCCGCGTCTTGTGCATTCCGTCTATTCTGTCATTCACCACGGAGAAGTCTCCCATTTCATTCATCATTTTCTTGCCGATGTCTGCCACCGCCAATTCTTCCGGTTGCACCGTCACGAAATCGAGGTATTCCACTTCCAACCCCTCCACGTCGGATATGGCGAAATAGACCGGCACGATGTAAGCATCCACGTTGCCTCGGTTACCATAGCTGATGGTGTATGTCTGCCATTTATTGAAGAGCATCCTGTCTCGTCCTTCCAGCGCGCACCACGTTTCAGGCTCTTCAGCTTCCACCACTTCGAAAGCCTCCGCAAGGACGTATTCCGTGTCGCCGTTCTTCACTACCACGTCCCACTTTCCGGTCTTTGCCTTGCTCATGTCCAAAAAGCCTCCCAATACTCCGCCTCCTTCCGGAAATTCCGGATTCATGACGGGAAGGTCTTGTTCGCCCGGCTTGCGGAGGAACAAAACGCTCTCCTTCCCAAAACCTCCGCCGAACACGGAAATGCGCGCCAGTCCCATGTTTCCGGCCGAGGACGGCTCAATCCGTTCCACCCCCGTTATGTTGACGGTTTGTGCGGAAGCGGCTCTGCCCACGTTGTTGGACGTTTTCAACAGCACTTTATATACACCCGGCTTGGCATAGACGTGTTTCGGGTTTTTCAGGACAGAAGCAGGCGTCTTGTCCCCGAAATCCCATTCATAGGAGATCCCGTTCTCCGAACGGTTGCCGAAAGTCACTTCATACCCCTCCTTGTAAACTTCGAAACCGGCGGTCGGGATATTGTCGCGTTCCGTTTCCTCGAATGTGACGCTCATCATCGGAACCCCGTCGTTCCCGTTGCCGGACAAGTCCTTGAATGTGTCGTCGAAAGAGAGGTAGAGTTCCAGCGCTTCTTCCCCGCTGAAATCTTTCCGGCGCATGTTTGTCTTTATCTCTTCGGCGGTCAGGGCTCGCGACCACATCCTTACATCGTCAATCCAATAATCGACCTTGTCATTTCGAAACTGATCCGGACCTACCACATACATGTAGTCGTCATCCGCAAGCAGGCTTCCTGCCAGTTCCTTCTCCAGCACCTGCTCACCATCAATATACATCTTCAGGTTGAGCAACCTGTCCGGATGGTCTTCGTACGTGAATGCCACATGATGCCAAAGAGTGTCGTCTATCCGCTCTTCCTTATACATCTCCACTTCACCCTTGTCGGTTCTGACATACAGAGTCGGGAAACCATTACCGTAGCTACTGTATGTCCTGATTCCCAAGTTGAAAGAACCTTGTGTATGATATCCCTGGCTTCGTGAGAATATGTTTCCCGCACCATAGATACCTTCCTTGAAATTCACCCACGCCTCTACCGTCAACGCCTTGTCCGGACGGAAGTCGGAGTTTCCGCAGACAATCATGCCCTGATAAGGCTCATCTACATCGCGCTTGACGTGCCATGCCTTGTTAAGTTCCCCCGGTGCAGGCTGATTCCCGAAACGGAGGTAGTAAAGGTCTATTTTGTCCGATTGCGAGTAGTCGGATATCGGAGCCAGCGAAGCAATCAGGTGTTCTGTTCCCTTTCCGTCTATCATCAATTGGTTAACTTTTCCCGGTCTAGAATTAAAATTAATGGGATAAGTGGCTATGTCAATGAAAGATTCTCCGGCATTTGTTGATTTTGCCTTATCAAAACACCCGCCGAAGACATAAAATGTTTTTCCGGTAACATCGTTGGGATCCGGAAGAAGTTTGTAAAGAGTCACATTTCCGGGAGATTGTCTCATTATCCTGCGGGACGGTTTCCAAGAAAGTCCTTTGTCTTTCGATATTTTCAGGTAATGATGTCCCCTGTAGGAATAACTTACGTATACGTAATCTCCTTTCGCTATTATAGTATGGTGAGAAGACTGATTGTTGGTCATATCCGCCTCCCTCAGGTTTATGGGAGGAGTCCACGTTGCGCCATTGTCATCCGAACGCACATACATGGAAGCTTTCTCATACCGTTCAAAGATTACGTGAAGCGTGTTTCCGACCTTGGCCATATGAGGCCAGTAGTGGTCACCTCTGTTAGACGGCCAAGGTTCAAAACAGGAGGTAATATCTCCCGACAACAACTTCGTTGAGAATATTTGTCCCCGGTCGGCGGAAGTACTCATATAGACACGACCTCCCCCGGGACCTAAGTACCACGAATAATAACCATGCAGGACGTGAATATGACTTCCGTCAAAATGCAAGTCATAGAGTGTGGTGGCATGTGTTTCGGTCGAACTTTTATCGACCAAGTTCTTTTTGAAATTCTTTCCGCTATCAGTCGAAACGGCGGCATAAAGTTCCGACGCTCTATATAATTCTTTCCTATAAGCTATGACGACTTGTTCGCCCATTGCCCTGATCTGCGAATTTGTTATACGCTTGTAGCCGTCTATCATATCAATGACCGTTCCTTCCGAGAATGCCACCCCATTATCGTCGGAACGAAAATAATAAAGTCTGCCGGTACCATTATCCGCATAATTATAGTCGGTAACCGCTATGTGAACCGTGTTCCCGGACACTGCCATTGATTTACGATATTCGCTGCCGGTCAATTCTCCACTGTCGCTTTGAGTCATAATCAGTATGGGGTTATCCCACGTCTCTCCCAAATCCGCAGACCGGCGATAATAAAGCTTTCCCGGTTTATTGTATTCGTATTCCACCCAAAGCAGGTGGATGGTGTTTCCCTCTATTTGGCGGTCAACGGTTACGCTTTCCAGTTCTTTCTCCCCCTCTATCCGGCTCAAGTTCACCATTCGGTTCGAGATATACGATTCCTGTCCCTGCAGTGGAAAAACTCCTGCCGCAAGCACTATCCAACCGATCAAAAGAATCAGCCAATGTTTTCTTAAAGTGTAATGTTTAGCATTCATAAAATAGTATTTTTAAAAGTTATTAAAATATCCGCATTGCGGACCTGCGCGCTACACAATTCAAAATTACGCCTTAGCGTGGAGTATGCACTCTCATATTTGCAGTTTCTATTCTCAAAATCACAAAAAAAGAATCGAGACGCACCATATATTGTTTTAAACAAGTATCTTTGAAAAAAAAACCATGATAGAAGCCATTGTCACCACCTTTCCGATGTTTGCCTGCCTTTTCTGGTGTTGTTTTTTCCTTATGGGATATTCCGGTTGCGATTCGGGCAAACGGTTGTTTTTCTTTTTCATGCTGACGGCCACATTCCTGTATCTGGGACACTGTTGTTACTTCAATAAGGAATACTCTCTGATACCGTTGACGGACACTGTTTATTCTTTCGCGAATCTGGCTGTTTTTCCCATTTTCTTTCTTTATATCAAATGGGTGACCACCAACGCCTCTATTTCTCCACGAAATTGGTGGGTGCTTCTTCCGGCTGCCTGCGTCAGCATTTCCATAGGGGTGACGTACGCTTACATGACCAAAGACGAATCAGACTATTTTGCCGGCAATTACTTCTATTCCGGTTCATATGATATGAAAACTACCGGAATATGGCTTCAGACAAGATTGCATCAGTTGGCAGCCATCGTATTCTCCGCAGAACTGACACTGGTGCTGTATTTCGGGGAGCGGCATATCAGCCGGTTCAACAAGAGCGTGAATGACTACTACTCGGATACAGAAAACAAAACGTTTACCCGCATGCGCAACCTGCTGATATACTTTGTAATCATTTCCTGCCTGTCGTTCGTGGTCAATTTACTCGGAAAATCTTATTTTATAAACCACGGCACCCTCTTAGCTCCCCTTTCGCTACTTTTTGGCACATTTCTGTTCCTTATAGGCTACGAGGGGCACAAGCGCACGTTTACCGCCAAAGAGATGACGAGCGATACGGAAGCCTGTTCAGAATTCGGGCAAAGTCCGGATCCGCAGAAAGAACATACGAGCGATCATTTCCGGGATCTTTCAATCCGGTTGGTTTCCATTTTGAGGGAAGAACAACTCTTTCTGCTTCCGGACCTGAAGATATCCGACCTGACCTCACGCCTTCAGACCAACAGGAATTACCTGTATCAGGCCATCAATGTGCAGATGAGCACATCTTTTTCGGAGTTAATCAATCGGTTGCGCATAGAATATGCGCAAGAACTGATGAAAGAAGACCGCTCGCTGAGCGTTACGGAAGTATGTATAAGATCCGGCTATCTGTCGGAAAGTTCTTTTTATCGCAATTTCAAACAGGTATCGGGGGTATCTCCCAAAAAGTGGCATCAAAGTTTATGACGCGTATGGCGTACCTGTAGGTATCAACACCCGACTCCTCCCTTTTATCCTTTTCTAGTTCCCAAAGGATGTTTTTTTATAACGACCTTTCCCATAACCCGCTCTCACAATCAATTATCAGCCTGAAATCAAGATATCCATGCACACATTAGCCCTAAACTTTTCCTAATTCTCCCCTCCTTCGTGCCATTATATGAAAAATGTTTCGTATTTTTGCCCCAAATAGTGTTAATGTACAACGAAATGAATGTATTAGAACTAAGTGAACAGGAAATCATTCGACGTAATAGTATGAATGAACTTCGCGCGATGGGCATCGATCCCTATCCCGCTGCAGAGTATGTAACCAATGCTTTCTCCACTGATATAAAAGCAGAATTCAAAGATGACGCTGAACCTCGCAAAGTATCCGTAGCCGGACGTATGATGACACGCCGCGTGATGGGCAAGGCTTCATTCATTGAATTGCAGGACTCTAAAGGTCGCATTCAGGTATATATTACCCGCGACGATATCTGTCCGGGAGAAGACAAGGATCTCTACAACACTGTATTTAAACGCCTGCTCGACTTAGGCGACTTCATTGGAATCGAGGGTTTTGTATTCCGTACCCAAATGGGTGAAATCAGTATCCATGCCCAAAAGCTGACTGTACTGGCAAAATCCATCAAACCGTTGCCTATTGTAAAATACAAAGACGGTGTAGCTTATGACTCCTTTGAAGATCCCGAACTCCGCTATCGTCAACGTTACGTTGACCTTGTAGTGAATGACGGCGTAAAAGAAACATTCCTGAAACGTGCCACGGTTATTAAGACCATGCGTGCCGTACTGGACGAAGCCGGCTACACAGAAGTGGAAACTCCGATTCTGCAATCCATCGCAGGTGGAGCAAGCGCCCGTCCTTTCATCACTCACCACAACTCACTGAATATGGATCTGTATCTGCGTATCGCTACCGAGCTTTACCTGAAACGTCTGATTGTAGGTGGCTTCGAGGGTGTATATGAAATCGGAAAGAACTTCCGCAACGAAGGTATGGACAAGAATCATAACCCGGAATTCACCTGTCTGGAACTGTACGTACAATATAAGGATTACAACTGGATGATGAGTTTCACCGAGAAATTGCTGGAACGTATCTGCATTGCCGTGAACGGCAGCGAAGAAACTACCATCGACGGTAAGACCATCAGCTTCAAGGCACCATACCGCCGCTTGCCCATCCTGGACGCTATCAAGGAAAAAACAGGTTACGACCTCAATGGCAAGAGTGAAGAAGAAATCCGCCAGGTCTGCAAAGAACTGAAAATGGAGATTGACGACACCATGGGTAAAGGCAAATTGATAGATGAAATATTCGGTGAATTCTGCGAAGGCACTTTCATTCAGCCTACTTTCATTACTGACTATCCTGTTGAAATGAGTCCGCTGACCAAGATGCACCGCAGTAAACCGGGATTAACCGAACGTTTTGAACTGATGGTGAACGGTAAAGAGCTTGCCAATGCTTATAGCGAGCTGAACGACCCCATCGACCAGGAAGAACGTTTCAAAGATCAATTGCGATTGAGTGAAAAGGGAGACGATGAAGCTATGTTCATCGACCAGGATTTCCTGCGTGCCCTGCAATTCGGTATGCCTCCCACATCAGGTATCGGTATCGGCATTGACCGTCTGACAATGCTAATGACAGGCAAGTCGTATATTCAGGAAGTATTGTTCTTCCCGCAAATGCGCCCCGAAAAGATCACTCCGAAAGATGCTCCCGCCCAATATATGGAACTGGGCATTGCCGAAGACTGGGTACCCGTTATTCAGAAAGCCGGCTACAACACAATAGAAGATATGAAAGATGTGAATCCGCAAAAACTGCACCAGGACATTTGCGGTATTAACAAGAAATACAAACTGGAACTGACCAACCCGTCGGTAAACGACGTAGAAGGCTGGATTGAGAAAATTAAGAATTAAAGAATTAAAAATTAAATAAGAAGATTAAAGATCGAATGAGGGAAAGGAGTTTCCTTTCCCCTTTTAATTTTTAATTATTAATTATTAATTTCGATATGAAACTACCCGGAAAGATAGCCATAATGGGCGGAGGAAGCTGGGCTACAGCCATTGCAAAAATGGTACTTGCTCAGGCTGAGTCGATTAACTGGTATATGCGACGAGATGATCGCATAACCGATTTTAAACGACTGGGCCATAACCCTGCCTACCTGACGGGCGTCAAATTCGACATGAAGCGCATCAACTTCAGCTCTAATATCAACGATGTAGTAAAAGAGTCTGATACGCTGATATTTGTCACCCCCTCCCCCTATCTCAAAGCTCACTTGAAGAAGCTGAAAACGCGGATACGGGATAAATTCATCATTACTGCTATAAAAGGAATCGTACCCGACGACAATCTGATTGTATCGGAGTACTTCACAAAAGAATACGGCGTTCCACCCGAAAATATTGCTGTACTGGCAGGTCCCTGCCATGCGGAAGAAGTAGCCTTGGAACGTCTCTCTTATCTCACCATCGCTTGTCCGGACACAGACAAAGCATGTACCATCGCCCGCCGTCTGGCCAGTTCATTTATCAAAACATCCGTCAGCAATGACGTAGCCGGTATAGAATACAGCTCTGTGCTGAAAAACGTATACGCCATTGCCGCTGGTATCTGTAGCGGTCTGAAGTACGGTGATAACTTCCAGGCGGTATTGATATCCAACGCCGTGCAAGAAATGAACCGTTTCCTGCAAACAGTACATCCGCTGAACAGAAACGTAAATGATTCTGTTTATTTAGGTGATCTGTTGGTGACAGGATATTCCAACTTCAGCCGTAATCGCACGTTTGGTACAATGATTGGTAAGGGGTATTCTGTAAAAAGCGCGCAAATAGAAATGGAGATGATTGCCGAAGGATATTACGGTACAAAGTGTATCAAGGAAATCAACAAACATCACCATGTCAATATGCCGATACTGGATGCTGTCTATAACATTCTGTACGAACGCATTTCACCCATGATAGAAATCAAGTTGCTGACTGATTCGCTAAGATAATCTCTCCCTTAACTCCTCTTCCGCAAAGAAGAGAATAAAGTCAGAGTTGCGATATAAAGAAAAGAATATTATAAATAAATCTTATAAACCAAAAGTAACTCAAGCCTACCTTTTCCACAGGGAAGGGGACGGGTAAGAGGCTTTTAAAACCTAGAATATTATGATTAGTTTGAACATCGAAAAGACTTTTGGATTTATCTCCAAAGCATCTGTTGCTGCTTACGAAGCTCAGGTAAAAGCTGCGCAGGAAGCATTGGAAAACGGTACCGGAAAAGGTAATGACTTCCTGGGCTGGTTGCACCTCCCCTCATCTATCAGCCAAGAGCATTTGGCCGACCTGAAAGCTACTGCACAAGTTTTGCGCGACAACTGTGAGGTAGTAATCGTAGCCGGCATCGGCGGAAGCTATCTCGGCGCACGTGCAGTCATCGAGGCTTTATCAAACAGCTTCACTTGGTTGCAGGAAAAGAAAACTGCTCCTGTAATGATCTATGCAGGACACAATATCAGCGAA encodes the following:
- a CDS encoding LamG-like jellyroll fold domain-containing protein, yielding MNAKHYTLRKHWLILLIGWIVLAAGVFPLQGQESYISNRMVNLSRIEGEKELESVTVDRQIEGNTIHLLWVEYEYNKPGKLYYRRSADLGETWDNPILIMTQSDSGELTGSEYRKSMAVSGNTVHIAVTDYNYADNGTGRLYYFRSDDNGVAFSEGTVIDMIDGYKRITNSQIRAMGEQVVIAYRKELYRASELYAAVSTDSGKNFKKNLVDKSSTETHATTLYDLHFDGSHIHVLHGYYSWYLGPGGGRVYMSTSADRGQIFSTKLLSGDITSCFEPWPSNRGDHYWPHMAKVGNTLHVIFERYEKASMYVRSDDNGATWTPPINLREADMTNNQSSHHTIIAKGDYVYVSYSYRGHHYLKISKDKGLSWKPSRRIMRQSPGNVTLYKLLPDPNDVTGKTFYVFGGCFDKAKSTNAGESFIDIATYPINFNSRPGKVNQLMIDGKGTEHLIASLAPISDYSQSDKIDLYYLRFGNQPAPGELNKAWHVKRDVDEPYQGMIVCGNSDFRPDKALTVEAWVNFKEGIYGAGNIFSRSQGYHTQGSFNLGIRTYSSYGNGFPTLYVRTDKGEVEMYKEERIDDTLWHHVAFTYEDHPDRLLNLKMYIDGEQVLEKELAGSLLADDDYMYVVGPDQFRNDKVDYWIDDVRMWSRALTAEEIKTNMRRKDFSGEEALELYLSFDDTFKDLSGNGNDGVPMMSVTFEETERDNIPTAGFEVYKEGYEVTFGNRSENGISYEWDFGDKTPASVLKNPKHVYAKPGVYKVLLKTSNNVGRAASAQTVNITGVERIEPSSAGNMGLARISVFGGGFGKESVLFLRKPGEQDLPVMNPEFPEGGGVLGGFLDMSKAKTGKWDVVVKNGDTEYVLAEAFEVVEAEEPETWCALEGRDRMLFNKWQTYTISYGNRGNVDAYIVPVYFAISDVEGLEVEYLDFVTVQPEELAVADIGKKMMNEMGDFSVVNDRIDGMHKTRIYPLVIPVIPGNSNGAIRIRIKSPGDVSIAVWSNPLWGQLGTLVTRSGESQGIVAAGTCFIEALGMAAIDGGLSVIPGVSCAWGALKIGWNWGNVFQGKETLFNAAWITGTSLGSCALSFSGVPFIYQLVSSLVIQGADMVKTGKDCMAKKGGGQKHVKAVSSFDPNEKIGPAGYGTEHWIRQPSDMSYSILFENKSSATAPAHTVTVHDTLDLGRFDLSQFGFGDFGFGGRTYSLKGDNLRSFAQDVDLRPGKELIIRVTGHLDEAKGVLRWDFLTLNPTTMEEEEDPDLGFLPPNKTAPEGEGFVSFRTGIKQGLRTGDVIANKASIVFDANPPIVTELFSNKIDETAPESKVVSVTAATGEPRWWMEWEGSDEGTGVIRSYELWVSKNNEPFTLWNVFPGTSVKELFAPELGASYRFYCISRDDVGNEQLGHEIFDAGQYTSIPSTEASSQALGVYPNPFKGTAFVRYPGLRGEGGCRLEVITLSGVRIRSVSCSAEDLRNGMALSVTDISAGCYVLVVRRENVLGRQIIFIE
- a CDS encoding helix-turn-helix domain-containing protein translates to MIEAIVTTFPMFACLFWCCFFLMGYSGCDSGKRLFFFFMLTATFLYLGHCCYFNKEYSLIPLTDTVYSFANLAVFPIFFLYIKWVTTNASISPRNWWVLLPAACVSISIGVTYAYMTKDESDYFAGNYFYSGSYDMKTTGIWLQTRLHQLAAIVFSAELTLVLYFGERHISRFNKSVNDYYSDTENKTFTRMRNLLIYFVIISCLSFVVNLLGKSYFINHGTLLAPLSLLFGTFLFLIGYEGHKRTFTAKEMTSDTEACSEFGQSPDPQKEHTSDHFRDLSIRLVSILREEQLFLLPDLKISDLTSRLQTNRNYLYQAINVQMSTSFSELINRLRIEYAQELMKEDRSLSVTEVCIRSGYLSESSFYRNFKQVSGVSPKKWHQSL